A part of Onthophagus taurus isolate NC chromosome 7, IU_Otau_3.0, whole genome shotgun sequence genomic DNA contains:
- the LOC111428726 gene encoding hydroxysteroid dehydrogenase-like protein 2 — MQNTGKLAGKTLFVTGASRGIGLAIALKAAKDGANIVLASKTAEPHPKLPGTIYTAAKEIENVGGKAFPCIVDVRDEKQVQNAIKKTIEKFGGIDIVVNNASAISLTGTVDTEMKRFDLMHQINTRGTFMVSKECIPYLKKSSHPHILNISPPLNMHPGWFSKSVAYTMAKYGMSMCALGMSQELKQFGIGVNALWPKTIVNTAAGSMLIGIEGLSYTRKPEIMADAAYAILTSDPKTTTGNFFIDDELLLKRGVKDFDQYCENTKYKNQLLKDGFIGDPTDEKMYFTSDPRESPMYSVYSKL; from the exons ATGCAAAATACTGG GAAATTAGCTGGGAAAACTTTGTTTGTAACCGGTGCAAGTCGCGGAATTGGTTTAGCAATTGCTTTAAAAGCAGCGAAAGATGGTGCGAACATAGTTTTAGCCTCAAAAACGGCCGAACCTCATCCGAAACTTCCCGGTACTATTTACACGGCAGCAAAAGAAATCGAAAACGTCGGAGGAAAAGCTTTCCCTTGCATCGTAGATGTACGCGATGAAAAACAAGTTCAAAATGCGATTAAAAAAACGATCGAAAAATTTGGCGGGATTGATATCGTTGTTAACAATGCTTCTGCAATCTCATTAACTGGTACTGTTGACACAGAAATGAAACGATTCGATTTGATGCATCAAATTAATACGAGGGGGACTTTTATGGTTAGTAAAGAGTGTATtccttatttaaaaaaaagttctcATCCgcacattttaaatatttctccCCCACTTAATATGCATCCGGGGTGGTTTTCGAAAAGTGTTGCTTACACCATGGCTAAATATGGAATGTCAATGTGTGCTTTAGGGATGAGTCaggaattaaaacaatttggGATTGGTGTTAATGCTTTATGGCCAAAAACAA TTGTAAATACAGCCGCTGGGAGTATGTTGATTGGAATTGAAGGTTTATCTTACACTAGAAAACCAGAAATAATGGCAGATGCCGCATATGCAATTTTAACTTCAGACCCAAAAACTACAACAggaaatttctttattgatGATGAATTGCTTCTTAAGAGAGGAGTTAAAGATTTCGATCAATACTGCGAAAATaccaaatataaaaatcaattattaaaggATGGTTTCATTGGAGATCCAACTgatgaaaaaatgtattttacgTCAGATCCAAGGGAATCACCAATGTATTCcgtttattcaaaattataa
- the LOC111428727 gene encoding hydroxysteroid dehydrogenase-like protein 2, with protein sequence MENTGKLFGKTLFITGASRGIGLAIALKAAKDGANIVLAAKTAEPHPKLPGTIYTAAAEIERAGGKALPCIVDVRDEKQVQEAVKKAVQKFGGIDIVINNASAISITGTVDTEMKRYDLMHNINTRGTFMVSKECIPYLQKSSHPHILNISPPLNMHPGWFSRNVAYTMAKYGMSMCVLGMSDELKPFGIGVNALWPKTTVNTAATSLLGGDTSVNHSRKPEIMADAAYAILTSDPKTTTGNFFIDDELLLKRGVTNFDQYCQNVETKDELFRDIFVGDPTDGIMTFKSDPRQSPMYSKL encoded by the exons atGGAAAATACTGG aaaattattcggaaaaactttatttataaccgGCGCAAGTCGCGGAATTGGTTTAGCAATCGCGTTAAAAGCCGCAAAAGATGGTGCAAACATAGTTTTAGCTGCAAAAACGGCCGAACCTCATCCGAAACTTCCAGGAACTATTTACACAGCAGCCGCGGAAATTGAAAGAGCTGGGGGAAAAGCCCTTCCGTGTATTGTTGATGTACGCGATGAGAAACAAGTACAAGAAGCTGTAAAAAAAGCTGTGCAAAAATTCGGTGGAATtgatattgttattaataacgCTTCAGCTATTTCAATCACTGGAACTGTAGACACTGAAATGAAACGTTACGATTTGATGCACAACATTAATACGAGGGGGACTTTCATGGTTTCGAAAGAGTGTATtccttatttacaaaaaagttctcatccacatattttaaatatttccccTCCACTTAACATGCATCCTGGATGGTTTTCAAGAAATGTTGCTTATACTATGGCTAAATACGGGATGTCTATGTGTGTTTTGGGAATGAGTGATGAATTAAAACCGTTTGGAATCGGTGTTAATGCCTTATGGCCAAAAACAA cTGTGAATACTGCAGCTACTAGTTTATTGGGAGGAGATACATCTGTAAATCATTCCAGGAAACCTGAAATAATGGCAGATGCTGCCTATGCAATTTTAACTTCCGATCCAAAAACAACAACAGGAAACTTCTTTATTGATGATGAATTGCTTCTTAAGAGAGGAGTGACAAATTTTGATCAATACTGTCAAAATGTTGAGACGAAAGATGAATTATTTAGGGATATATTCGTTGGTGACCCTACTGATGGAATAATGACATTTAAATCAGACCCAAGACAATCTCCAATGtactcaaaattataa
- the LOC111428725 gene encoding cyclin-H yields the protein MFPTSTQCKNWMFSNEEDINKLRESTNLKHIKKYGKNVPDSAKYEVFLTPDEEKLLVRRFENHLRDFCKRFHPPMPRCVIGTAFHYFKRFYIYNSVMNYHPKEIMVTCIYLASKVEEFNVSIMQFVANIKGDREKATDIILNNELLLMEQLNFHLAIHNPFRPVEGLLIDIKTRCALNDPERLRPGIEHFLDRAFLTDAVLIYAPSQVALAAVLHAASKLQENLDSYVTDTLFGIEGRGKLEELIEAVRSIRSMVKMADSIPDKNQQKMLDKKLEKCRNPENNPDSDIYKKRMKAMLDDTEEEIYNSGPPMNDSLDSSMVMQ from the exons atgtttccgACAAGTACtcaatgtaaaaattggaTGTTTAGTAATGAAGAGGATATAAATAAGTTAAGAGAAAGCACTAATTTGaaacacataaaaaaatatgggaaaAATGTCCCT GACTCAGCTAAATATGAAGTATTTCTAACACCAGACGAAGAGAAATTATTGGTGCGAAGATTTGAGAATCATTTAAGAGATTTTTGTAAACGATTTCATCCTCCAATGCCTCGATGTGTCATTGGAACcgcttttcattattttaagaggttttatatatataattctGTTATGAATTATCATCCTAAAGAAATAAT GGTAACTTGTATATATTTAGCATCAAAAGTAGAAGAATTTAACGTTTCAATAATGCAATTTGTAGCTAATATTAAAGGGGATCGTGAGAAAGCTACTGATATAATCTTAAACAACGAACTTTTATTAATGGAGCagttaaattttcatttagcGATTCATAACCCTTTTCGTCCTGTTGAAGGGTTATTAATTGATATAAag acaAGATGTGCATTAAATGATCCTGAAAGATTACGACCTGGAATTGAACATTTCTTAGATAGAGCCTTTTTAACAGATGCTGTTTTAATTTATGCCCCAAGTCAAGTTGCTTTAGCAGCTGTTTTACATGCTGCGtcaaaattacaagaaaatttaGATTCTTATGTTACTGATACATTATTTGGTATTGAAGGCCGAGGCAAATTGGAGGAGTTAATTGAAGCTGTTCGAAGTATAAGATCTATGGTGAAAATGGCTGATTCTATTCCAGATAAAAACCAGCAGAAAATGTTGGATAAAAAATTGGAGAAGTGCAGGAATCCTGAGAATAATCCTGATAGTGATAT atataaaaagaGAATGAAAGCTATGCTTGATGAtacagaagaagaaatttatAATAGTGGCCCTCCAATGAATGATTCTTTAGATAGCTCAATGGTTatgcaataa
- the LOC139430500 gene encoding uncharacterized protein, whose product MSDKLAKLTLKRNIFINQITETFTYGRALPTNPSDPMQNQIFAERANDVSQIYDDFKAAHNSIIGLVEEVDFDAQDAIRKKVDSEYYQIKALLYNLSDLPTSTISSPITATPKLNKLQLPTFDGNYKEWHTFFDLYKTMVHENTSLSPIAKYQYLLTSLKGEAFNLLKGFPVTNDNYEIAYNALKGRYQNKRHLATLYFHEILNLKPIKEESSKIFRTLIDTFKENTEGFRMLGFPVDDWDFLLFNLLLLKLDTQTKTTFESEHTSFEIPTYPQLIDFLEKRAKALDSVVLTSNEKPFMNRIKNNPREKVTNLKLETNSISPKCLLCKESHPIYRCATFNAKSSAERLSIAREHNLCRNCLSSKHTTQNCASSHRCRMCQQHHHTSLHFDTKKPSSVHVGTSWNIKQPLNQNEHQRVILPLAFVKIKDRFGQSHFVRALIDSGSMSNFITDKLSKKLRLPRSYHSSLEIRGLNSMTSICNKGSVQCHVQPIQHSEPSLDFKALITPSICSHQPSVQSIIKAYPHLKHLNFTPEPDCNSMEVDLLLGAELVPQVFLSGRIQNKPNDPVALESIFGWILIGKSSISSTTSTCLSTTDAFLDESLPRFWELESIPRSSTLTLEENQCENHFKQNYVRTEAGRFIVSLPFKNQEPILGSSYQSTLKRFTSLENRLLKNLSLKNDYVNFMKDYLDSGHMSLIANPEVSSKSVYYIPHQCVLRPESASTKLRVVFDASSVTSNGHSLNDALLIGPKLQQDIVKILLKFRCFPFAFTCDIKQMYRQILISPKDRDFQRILWRFSPDESIKEYVLNTVTYGVSSAPFLALRTLIELAHLYKHEFPLASKAVQNNVYIDDIVTGAESIEEACQLQQESIDLLKKGGFELRKWASNCSNILQSVSKDDLQHPVSMDYDEISYIKVLGLQWDPATDHFSYSHTSRDTPCTKRSILSDIARIYDPLGFLTPCTLKAKRFIQQLWQLKSGWDETPPNNIVQNWQKFKDNLKFLSNLRLPRLTIPLKTQSIQLHLFCDASQVGYCTVAYLRCQKSDLSITTTFLCAKSRVAPLKSTSIPRLELLAAVLLVNLLENLKEILSPQINFDSITAWSDSQVTLAWIASLSSRWKIFVANRVNYIQEILPSSSWRYVPSLENPADCGSRGLFPETLIPLQLWWEGPSWLRCPPKNWPAHRRINPEIKEIHNEQRVLQVNSTEVQTHILSTLLNKFSSINKIKRILAYMYRFILHCQKQKRYYSLVLSPFEIQKSLHILIRFIQNQHFATLFTAIKENKPLLKPYRQLAPFVDRDKLLRVGGRLKNATLPFDHKHPVLLPKTSRLSELIVQDIHQTYLHPGPRTLQSIVLQHFWIISSRQVIQRVISKCIRCFRCKPRSYAPFMADLPSCRVADVRAFSTVSVDFAGPIYTTLNRTRGSRSVKSYFCVFVCTSTKAIHLELVTDLTTEAFIAALRRFIARRGRCSLILSDQGTNFVGANNKLKEMAEASGTRLGLHWIFHPPGGPHFNGLAEAGVKSVKSHLLRVIGDQRLTFEEVYTVLTQIEAVLNSRPLTPISSDPNDLQPLTPGHFLCLEPLNSLISEPDYTKVPLNRLDRWKLLQRMLQDFWKRWTMEYLSTLQARSKWTSPTPIPTVGDLVIVKNEQLPPLKWEMGRITQLHPGDDGVIRVVTIRTKNGLFTRPTIKICPLPANETKVPKP is encoded by the coding sequence ATGAGTGATAAACTCGCTAAGTTAACCTTAAAACGCAATATATTCATTAATCAAATAACTGAAACGTTCACATATGGACGTGCCTTACCTACTAACCCTTCCGATCCTatgcaaaatcaaatttttgctGAAAGAGCCAATGATGTTTCGCAAATCTACGATGATTTTAAGGCCGCACACAATTCCATTATTGGCCTGGTTGAAGAAGTCGACTTCGATGCCCAAGATGCTATTCGTAAAAAGGTGGATTCAGAATATTATCAAATCAAAGCTTTATTATATAATCTGTCAGATCTACCGACATCCACGATTTCTTCTCCGATAACTGCAACACctaaattaaacaaacttCAACTTCCAACATTTGATGGTAATTACAAAGAATGGCATACCTTCTTCGACTTGTACAAAACCATGGTTCACGAAAACACATCTCTATCGCCAATAGCCAAGTATCAATACCTGCTTACTTCCTTAAAAGGAGAAGCCTTCAATCTTTTAAAAGGCTTTCCGGTCACCAATGACAATTACGAAATCGCCTACAACGCTTTAAAGGGACGTTACCAAAACAAGAGGCATCTAGCCACCCTTTACTTCCATGAAATCTTAAACTTAAAACCTATTAAAGAGgaatcttcaaaaatttttagaacgtTGATAGATAcctttaaagaaaatacagAAGGTTTTCGTATGTTGGGTTTCCCAGTCGATGATTGGgattttctattatttaatttgCTCTTGCTGAAACTAGATACGCAAACTAAAACCACTTTTGAATCAGAGCACACTTCTTTTGAGATTCCAACATATCCTCAGTTGATagattttctagaaaaaagaGCGAAAGCATTAGATTCTGTTGTATTAACATCCAACGAAAAACCTTTCATGAATCGTATAAAGAATAATCCTAGAGAGAAAGTCACAAATCTAAAGCTTGAGACAAATTCGATTTCTCCTAAATGTTTATTATGCAAAGAATCACATCCAATTTATCGTTGTGCAACTTTCAACGCCAAATCATCTGCTGAACGTCTATCGATAGCAAGAGAACATAACTTGTGCCGTAACTGTCTAAGTTCCAAACATACAACTCAAAATTGTGCATCTTCCCATAGATGTCGCATGTGTCAACAACATCATCATACATCTCTTCACTTTGATACTAAAAAACCTTCTTCAGTTCATGTGGgtacctcgtggaacatcaAACAGCCGTTAAATCAAAACGAACATCAACGAGTAATCTTACCATTAGCATTTGTGAAAATTAAAGATCGATTTGGACAGTCTCACTTCGTACGAGCCTTAATTGATTCGGGCAGTATGTCCAACTTTATCACCgataaattgtcaaaaaaattacgtcTTCCTCGTTCATATCACTCTTCTTTAGAGATAAGAGGACTCAACTCCATGACATCCATATGCAACAAAGGCTCCGTTCAATGTCATGTTCAACCGATTCAACATTCCGAACCATCCTTAGACTTCAAAGCTCTCATAACACCTAGTATTTGTTCCCATCAACCTTCAGTACAATCCATTATTAAAGCTTATCCTCATCTTAAACATTTAAACTTCACTCCTGAACCCGATTGCAATTCCATGGAAGTGGATCTCCTACTTGGCGCAGAATTGGTTCCACAAGTTTTCCTCAGCGGACGCATTCAAAACAAACCCAATGATCCTGTGGCTTTAGAATCCATTTTCGGTTGGATTTTGATTGGAAAATCTTCTATTTCATCAACAACATCTACATGCCTATCAACTACCGACGCTTTCTTAGATGAATCCCTTCCAAGATTTTGGGAACTTGAATCAATTCCAAGAAGTTCTACTTTAACTTTGGAAGAGAATCAAtgtgaaaatcattttaagcAAAATTATGTAAGAACTGAAGCTGGAAGATTTATTGTTTCACTTCCTTTCAAAAACCAAGAACCCATACTGGGTAGTTCTTATCAATCAACGTTAAAACGATTCACTTCTTTAGAAAACAGATTATTGAAAAATCTGTCCCTAAAAAACGAttatgtcaattttatgaaagatTACCTGGATTCAGGGCACATGTCGCTTATCGCAAATCCTGAAGTGTCTTCGAAATCCGTTTATTATATTCCTCACCAGTGCGTACTACGGCCAGAAAGCGCCTCCACCAAACTTCGTGTGGTTTTCGACGCCTCGTCTGTTACTTCCAATGGTCACTCATTAAATGATGCTCTTTTAATTGGACCTAAATTACAACAAGAtatcgttaaaattttattgaaatttagatGTTTTCCATTCGCATTTACATGTGATATAAAGCAAATGTACAGGCAAATTCTAATTTCACCGAAAGATAGAGATTTCCAACGAATTCTATGGCGATTTTCACCTGATGaatcaataaaagaatatGTTCTAAACACAGTTACTTACGGTGTCTCATCTGCTCCATTTTTGGCACTTCGAACGCTTATTGAACTTGCACATCTTTACAAGCATGAATTTCCATTGGCTTCAAAGGCTGTACAAAACAATGTCTATATTGATGACATCGTCACTGGCGCTGAATCCATTGAAGAAGCTTGCCAACTACAGCAAGAATcaatagatcttttaaaaaagggAGGATTTGAGCTCAGAAAATGGGCAAGTAACTGCTCCAATATCCTGCAATCAGTATCAAAAGATGACTTACAACATCCAGTTTCAATGGACTACGATGAAATCAGCTATATCAAGGTCCTCGGGCTTCAATGGGATCCTGCTACTGATCATTTTTCCTATTCCCATACCAGTCGAGATACTCCTTGTACGAAAAGATCTATCTTGTCAGACATTGCACGTATTTACGATCCGTTGGGATTTCTTACTCCTTGTACTCTGAAAGCAAAACGTTTCATTCAACAATTGTGGCAATTAAAGAGTGGTTGGGATGAAACACCGCCAAACAATATCGTTCAAAATTGGCAAAAGTTTAAAGACAAtcttaaatttctttcaaactTACGCTTACCTCGCTTAACTATTCCTTTAAAAACTCAGTCAATTCAACTCCATCTATTTTGTGACGCATCACAAGTGGGTTATTGTACTGTTGCTTATCTGCGTTGTCAAAAATCTGATTTATCAATAACAACAACTTTTCTTTGCGCCAAATCACGAGTGGCtccattaaaatcaacttccATTCCCCGATTGGAACTTCTGGCAGCTGTTTTACTTGTCAATCTCTTGGAGaatctaaaagaaattttatcgcctcaaattaattttgattcaatTACCGCCTGGTCAGATTCACAAGTTACCTTAGCTTGGATTGCATCATTATCCTCTCGATGGAAAATCTTTGTCGCCAATCGAGTCAATTACATTCAGGAAATTTTACCATCGTCTTCTTGGAGATACGTACCTTCATTGGAAAACCCTGCCGATTGTGGTTCAAGAGGTCTTTTTCCTGAAACCTTAATCCCATTACAACTTTGGTGGGAAGGTCCCTCGTGGCTCCGATGTCCTCCAAAAAATTGGCCAGCTCATCGTCGCATCAATCCTGAAATAAAAGAGATACACAATGAACAAAGAGTTCTTCAAGTTAATTCTACTGAGGTGCAAACTCACATTTTATCCACTCTTCTCAATAAGTTTTCTTCTATCAACAAAATCAAACGTATCCTTGCATACATGTATCGTTTTATTCTTCAttgtcaaaaacaaaaacgatATTATTCTCTAGTTTTATCTCCCTTTGAGATTCAAAAATCACTCCATATTCTTATTcgatttattcaaaatcagCATTTTGCTACACTTTTCACTgctatcaaagaaaataaaccaTTGTTAAAACCATATCGTCAATTGGCTCCTTTTGTCGATCGAGACAAGCTTCTCAGGGTGGGTGGTAGATTAAAAAACGCAACACTACCGTTCGATCATAAACACCCTGTGCTATTACCTAAAACATCACGTTTAAGTGAACTAATTGTGCAAGATATTCATCAAACTTACCTACATCCGGGACCAAGAACTTTACAATCTATCGTActacaacatttttggatAATATCATCTCGACAAGTGATCCAACGTGTCATCTCCAAATGCATACGATGCTTCCGATGTAAACCAAGGTCCTACGCCCCATTTATGGCGGATCTTCCCTCTTGTCGAGTGGCTGATGTGAGGGCATTCTCTACCGTCTCTGTGGATTTTGCTGGCCCTATCTACACGACATTGAATCGCACTCGAGGCTCCCGGTCTGTTAAGTCGTATTTTTGCGTATTTGTCTGCACGTCCACCAAGGCTATTCACCTCGAATTAGTTACAGATTTAACCACTGAAGCATTCATAGCCGCATTACGTCGATTCATAGCACGAAGAGGTCGATGTTCTTTAATCCTGTCGGACCAAGGGACTAACTTTGTTGGAGcgaacaataaattaaaagagatgGCAGAAGCTTCGGGAACACGTCTAGGACTCCATTGGATTTTTCATCCACCTGGTGGACCTCACTTTAATGGTCTCGCTGAAGCAGGCGTGAAATCAGTAAAGTCCCATTTGCTTCGAGTTATTGGAGATCAACGTCTTACGTTCGAGGAGGTCTACACCGTCCTCACCCAAATAGAGGCCGTGCTCAACTCCAGGCCCCTCACACCGATATCGAGTGATCCAAACGATCTTCAGCCACTGACACCAGGTCATTTCTTATGTTTAGAACCACTAAATAGTTTAATTTCAGAACCAGACTACACAAAGGTTCCCCTAAATCGATTGGATCGATGGAAGCTCCTCCAACGCATGCTCCAGGACTTCTGGAAGAGATGGACCATGGAGTACTTATCCACTCTTCAAGCAAGATCCAAATGGACCTCACCAACTCCAATTCCTACTGTCGGTGATCTGGTCATCGTAAAAAATGAACAACTTCCACCTTTGAAATGGGAGATGGGGCGAATCACACAGCTCCATCCTGGCGACGATGGTGTGATTCGTGTTGTAACAATTCGAACCAAGAACGGACTGTTCACAAGACCAACCATAAAAATCTGTCCACTGCCGGCCAACGAAACTAAAGTTCCTAAAccttaa